Proteins from a single region of Candidatus Krumholzibacteriia bacterium:
- a CDS encoding DUF5752 family protein translates to EHVSRMSTSSIFYHFIDARRRTPDHQDDFSDWLQAWGDEHRALLEALAGVDPYFGSLAELRSELATVCEAVHEGED, encoded by the coding sequence CGAACACGTCTCGCGCATGTCGACGAGCAGCATCTTCTACCACTTCATCGACGCGCGCCGTAGAACCCCCGACCACCAAGACGACTTCAGCGACTGGCTCCAGGCCTGGGGGGACGAGCACCGGGCGCTGCTCGAGGCCCTGGCCGGTGTGGATCCGTATTTCGGCAGTCTGGCCGAGCTTCGCAGCGAGCTGGCCACCGTGTGCGAAGCCGTCCACGAAGGGGAGGACTGA